A single region of the Changchengzhania lutea genome encodes:
- a CDS encoding TspO/MBR family protein, whose amino-acid sequence MKFLKTVFVFLIINFGALAIGSLLMANGPMTDWYNSLNQAPWTPPGWVFGTAWTTIMICFSVYMAYLYFEHPSTKLKLMFLVQFILNIIWNYMFFNQHMVLLGLVVIVALTLVVAKFLFGYKNQLKAKSLLILPYFIWLIIATSLNAYIFLYN is encoded by the coding sequence ATGAAATTTCTAAAAACCGTTTTTGTTTTCCTAATTATTAACTTTGGAGCACTAGCCATTGGTAGCCTACTCATGGCAAATGGGCCAATGACAGATTGGTACAATAGTCTCAATCAAGCACCATGGACACCTCCTGGTTGGGTATTTGGAACGGCTTGGACTACTATAATGATCTGCTTTTCTGTATATATGGCATACCTATACTTTGAGCATCCAAGCACTAAGTTAAAATTGATGTTTTTGGTACAGTTTATACTTAACATCATTTGGAATTACATGTTCTTTAATCAACACATGGTCTTACTCGGGCTTGTTGTTATTGTAGCCTTGACATTAGTGGTTGCTAAATTTTTATTCGGTTATAAAAATCAGCTCAAAGCCAAGAGCTTACTGATATTGCCATATTTTATTTGGCTTATCATCGCCACATCTTTAAATGCTTACATC
- a CDS encoding Lacal_2735 family protein: MFKLFKKKTKLEKLQEQYKSLMKDWHALSTTNRTESDRKYAEAEAISKEIEQLLK; encoded by the coding sequence ATGTTTAAATTATTCAAGAAGAAGACAAAGCTTGAAAAGCTACAAGAGCAATATAAATCTCTTATGAAAGATTGGCATGCTTTATCTACAACAAATCGTACTGAAAGCGATAGGAAATACGCTGAAGCTGAAGCCATTTCAAAAGAAATAGAACAGCTTTTAAAATAG